Proteins from one Methanomassiliicoccales archaeon genomic window:
- a CDS encoding radical SAM protein, whose amino-acid sequence MIKPSGRHGLSYAFDLIPTGLEYIAASLEDIVDEVVILDLEMDGRPYSEVVTESLRDIKPDLVGITMSATEHSEGLEIAQMAKDHAAATLMGGYHPTAIPDELLSHHQVDMIVRGEGEMTIRELVQKGGPQGVKGVSYREGDKIVHNPDRKFIEDLDTLQFPARHLRKHTYGTRLMRDRDFDVLTTSRGCWGRCTFCCEPTMSKSHQRYRSPENVMKEILEIVSFHNNRPLAIDITDPHFMGKPELVERFCDLLAPHHLDIRFGVKVRADSVAKHPEIVRKMIAVGIEGFEMGIESPNQEDIRSTAKGMSIDVHVTAVNNIKKFGGNAGGTFVIGLPGQTEEQILSFPAYAKKIGLTSTAYGIATPFPGTKFHEDLDAQGLIFETDWNRYDEMHSIFRSEHLSSERTEELASICMARFWTVDMFIEKERMHMIRSNSKRPLVKFVMDKMGELDFSLRMGSQLQTKNLGKHVMSVIEASADPGVERYTREVGVHNIIEMPVLLRLLGDQRVQLTVKSNGEAVTSWILKTAQNKVEYIQVIPGRSDQSTVNVDLELDDFNFSKSGSVDLVESVAILGKMLVSNKGIRKQPTMIRLIVAGGLEMVVGYVRSIDRKVSGKHSINVTEG is encoded by the coding sequence TTGATTAAACCCTCTGGAAGGCACGGCCTCTCCTACGCATTTGACCTGATCCCCACCGGGCTGGAGTACATCGCCGCTTCATTGGAGGATATAGTTGATGAAGTGGTCATATTGGACCTGGAGATGGATGGCAGGCCTTATTCGGAAGTCGTTACCGAATCGTTGAGGGACATAAAGCCTGACCTGGTCGGCATAACGATGTCGGCGACGGAGCACAGCGAAGGTCTGGAGATCGCCCAAATGGCCAAGGACCATGCGGCCGCCACCCTGATGGGCGGATATCATCCTACGGCGATCCCCGATGAGCTGCTATCGCATCACCAGGTGGACATGATTGTCCGTGGTGAAGGTGAGATGACAATTCGTGAGCTGGTCCAGAAAGGGGGGCCTCAGGGCGTCAAGGGCGTGTCGTACCGGGAGGGCGACAAGATCGTCCACAATCCTGACAGGAAGTTCATCGAGGACCTGGACACCCTTCAGTTTCCGGCCCGGCATCTGAGAAAGCACACATACGGAACGAGATTGATGCGGGACCGCGACTTCGATGTGTTGACAACGTCCAGGGGCTGCTGGGGCAGGTGCACCTTCTGCTGTGAACCGACAATGAGCAAGAGCCATCAACGTTACCGTTCGCCCGAGAACGTGATGAAGGAGATCCTGGAGATCGTCTCGTTCCATAACAACAGGCCACTCGCCATTGATATAACCGACCCTCATTTCATGGGCAAGCCGGAGCTGGTGGAGCGGTTCTGTGATCTTCTGGCGCCGCATCATCTTGACATCCGCTTTGGCGTTAAGGTGCGGGCCGACTCGGTGGCCAAACACCCCGAGATCGTTAGGAAAATGATCGCGGTCGGGATCGAGGGTTTCGAAATGGGCATCGAAAGCCCTAACCAAGAGGATATCCGGTCAACAGCGAAGGGAATGAGCATTGACGTGCACGTGACGGCGGTCAACAACATCAAGAAATTCGGAGGCAACGCAGGTGGGACCTTCGTCATCGGCCTTCCTGGTCAGACCGAAGAACAGATCCTGAGTTTCCCGGCCTATGCCAAGAAGATAGGGCTCACCAGCACAGCCTACGGCATTGCCACTCCATTTCCAGGTACGAAGTTCCATGAGGATCTGGATGCCCAAGGTCTGATATTCGAGACCGATTGGAATCGCTACGACGAGATGCACTCCATATTCCGGTCCGAACACCTCTCCAGCGAACGGACGGAAGAGCTGGCCTCGATATGCATGGCTAGGTTCTGGACGGTGGACATGTTCATCGAAAAGGAGCGGATGCACATGATAAGGTCCAATTCCAAGAGGCCCCTGGTAAAGTTCGTTATGGACAAGATGGGAGAGCTGGACTTCTCGCTGAGGATGGGTTCGCAGCTGCAGACCAAGAACCTGGGGAAGCACGTCATGTCTGTCATCGAGGCGTCCGCGGACCCCGGCGTCGAGAGATATACCAGGGAAGTGGGCGTGCATAATATCATCGAAATGCCCGTGCTGCTGCGGCTATTGGGAGATCAGAGGGTGCAGCTCACAGTGAAGAGCAATGGAGAGGCGGTCACAAGCTGGATACTCAAGACCGCCCAGAACAAGGTGGAGTATATCCAGGTCATACCGGGAAGATCCGACCAGAGCACTGTGAACGTAGATCTGGAGCTGGATGATTTCAATTTCAGCAAGAGCGGCAGTGTGGACCTGGTTGAGAGCGTCGCGATTCTGGGGAAGATGCTGGTTTCGAACAAAGGGATCAGGAAACAGCCGACAATGATCCGGCTGATCGTTGCCGGAGGTCTCGAGATGGTCGTGGGCTACGTGAGAAGCATCGACCGAAAGGTCTCCGGAAAACATTCCATCAATGTGACCGAAGGTTAA
- a CDS encoding S-methyl-5'-thioadenosine phosphorylase, giving the protein MQAKIGIIGGTGVYDPKMFKLKETVRPFTPYGATSDEILIGDLYGVEVAFLPRHGKGHIYPPHKVNYRANIWALKQLGVERIVSPCAVGSLQEEFKPGEIVVVDQFIDFTKTREYTFFDEGKTVHVSMADPFCPEMNDLFVKAAKKAKIPVHAGGTYVCVEGPRFSTRAESTMFRAFADIIGMTVVPECQLAREMEMCYTSLAMITDFDVWADEPVDTKTILKTMADNMDKVQLLLKNVLPKIPELRRKCKCADILKEAGA; this is encoded by the coding sequence ATGCAGGCCAAGATCGGTATCATCGGCGGCACCGGGGTATACGACCCCAAGATGTTCAAGCTAAAAGAGACCGTGAGACCTTTCACCCCATATGGAGCGACCTCCGACGAGATCCTCATCGGCGACCTCTATGGAGTGGAAGTGGCTTTCCTGCCGCGGCATGGGAAGGGGCACATCTACCCCCCGCATAAGGTGAACTATAGGGCCAACATCTGGGCCTTGAAGCAGCTCGGGGTCGAAAGGATCGTTTCCCCCTGCGCGGTCGGGTCGCTCCAGGAAGAGTTCAAACCGGGGGAGATCGTGGTCGTGGACCAGTTCATAGACTTCACCAAGACCAGGGAGTACACCTTCTTCGACGAGGGCAAGACCGTCCACGTCAGCATGGCCGACCCGTTCTGCCCGGAGATGAACGACCTGTTCGTCAAGGCGGCCAAGAAGGCCAAGATCCCGGTCCACGCCGGCGGCACCTATGTATGCGTGGAAGGTCCCCGGTTCTCCACCAGGGCGGAGAGCACCATGTTCCGGGCCTTCGCCGACATAATCGGCATGACCGTGGTCCCGGAATGCCAGCTGGCCCGTGAGATGGAGATGTGCTATACCAGTCTGGCCATGATCACCGACTTCGATGTTTGGGCCGACGAACCGGTCGACACCAAGACCATCCTGAAGACCATGGCGGACAACATGGACAAGGTGCAGCTCCTGCTCAAGAACGTATTGCCGAAGATACCGGAGCTGCGCAGGAAGTGCAAATGCGCCGATATCTTGAAAGAGGCAGGGGCCTGA
- a CDS encoding flavin reductase family protein produces the protein MGPKSEVNPIWACRAFPAFPVVLVAVGDGQEGGERNVMTVALVHMFSFNPPVLGVGVSPSRHTYSLMEKYPDFSINIPCKELVEEVLYCGNKSGREVDKFEECGLGCRKGTKIDSPVLDECMVNLELKKTQKVEAGDHVWFLGEVVHAEMESCADRDRALLYWSGEFRLIGDVIRRR, from the coding sequence ATGGGGCCTAAGTCTGAAGTGAATCCAATTTGGGCGTGCAGGGCGTTTCCGGCATTCCCTGTCGTGCTCGTGGCCGTGGGGGATGGTCAAGAGGGCGGGGAAAGGAACGTCATGACCGTAGCTTTGGTCCATATGTTCTCTTTCAACCCTCCCGTTCTCGGAGTAGGCGTTTCGCCTTCGCGGCACACTTATTCCCTCATGGAAAAATACCCCGACTTCTCCATCAACATCCCATGCAAGGAGCTCGTGGAAGAGGTGTTGTATTGCGGTAACAAATCCGGCCGGGAAGTGGACAAGTTCGAGGAGTGTGGTCTCGGCTGTCGGAAGGGCACCAAGATCGACTCCCCAGTGCTCGATGAGTGCATGGTCAATCTCGAGCTGAAGAAGACGCAGAAGGTGGAGGCGGGAGACCACGTTTGGTTCCTGGGCGAGGTTGTCCACGCTGAGATGGAGTCTTGCGCCGACCGGGACAGGGCTTTGCTGTATTGGTCGGGCGAGTTCCGGTTGATCGGCGACGTGATAAGACGACGCTGA
- a CDS encoding flavin reductase family protein, with protein sequence MGAFQDDKIDTDNMASVQLLPPAPVVLVAVGDKEGKEKNIISVGMFNLFSQKPPLIGIAVLTSRQSYKLLEECPDFSVNIPGKDLIDQVILCGTKSGKNMDKFKEAGLTAVPGKRIKSPKIEECLINIEVKKRESFEKGDHTWYVGEIVHTDVTKDYDRSNALLFWDGEFSTSSKVLRKL encoded by the coding sequence ATGGGAGCTTTTCAAGATGATAAGATAGACACCGATAACATGGCCTCGGTGCAGCTGCTGCCGCCGGCACCGGTCGTGTTGGTGGCGGTGGGGGACAAGGAAGGCAAGGAGAAGAACATCATCTCCGTGGGCATGTTCAACCTCTTCTCACAGAAACCGCCGCTGATAGGCATCGCGGTTCTGACCTCTAGGCAATCTTACAAACTGCTGGAGGAATGTCCAGACTTCTCTGTCAACATTCCTGGCAAGGACCTGATCGACCAGGTGATCCTCTGCGGGACCAAGTCAGGGAAGAACATGGACAAGTTTAAGGAGGCCGGCTTGACGGCCGTTCCGGGCAAGAGGATCAAGTCACCGAAGATCGAGGAGTGCCTCATCAACATCGAGGTGAAGAAGCGCGAGTCCTTCGAGAAGGGCGATCACACCTGGTATGTGGGCGAGATCGTGCACACGGACGTAACGAAGGACTACGATCGGTCCAACGCTCTCTTGTTCTGGGACGGGGAGTTCAGCACCTCCAGCAAGGTCCTGCGTAAGCTCTGA
- the pheA gene encoding prephenate dehydratase codes for MSERHSVTRVAFQGVKGAYSEDAAYSYFGEEVETLPCQEFTDLLEAVDRGKATHGVLPVENSIEGSVTLANDLLLESDLTVIGEILLPIRHCLIGQPDAELEDIKKVYSHPQALGQSRNFLLEHPEWEKIPSFDTAGSVLMIKQRGLIEEAAVASKRAAEFYGMKVLREGIQNSNKNCTRFFVLEKDPKTDNPGDKTALAFTTKHVPGALYKCLGAFAEHGVNITKLESRPRREHPWEYVFYVDIDGSVDDASVSKALIDLVRKASFVKVFGSFPRAKLPE; via the coding sequence ATGAGCGAACGACACAGCGTGACCAGGGTGGCGTTCCAGGGAGTCAAAGGGGCATACAGCGAGGATGCGGCATACTCGTATTTCGGCGAAGAGGTGGAAACGCTCCCCTGCCAGGAGTTCACGGATCTGCTCGAGGCGGTCGACCGGGGAAAGGCCACCCATGGCGTGCTCCCGGTGGAGAACAGCATCGAGGGAAGCGTCACGCTGGCGAACGACCTGCTTCTGGAGAGCGATCTGACCGTGATCGGCGAGATCCTGCTGCCCATAAGGCACTGCCTCATCGGCCAGCCGGACGCGGAGCTGGAGGACATCAAGAAGGTCTACAGCCACCCACAGGCGCTGGGCCAGTCGAGGAACTTTCTCCTGGAGCATCCGGAGTGGGAGAAGATCCCCTCCTTCGACACGGCCGGCAGCGTGCTCATGATCAAGCAGCGCGGACTGATCGAGGAGGCGGCCGTTGCCAGCAAGCGGGCGGCCGAATTCTATGGGATGAAGGTCCTGCGGGAAGGCATCCAGAACAGCAACAAGAACTGCACCCGGTTCTTTGTCCTGGAGAAGGACCCTAAGACCGACAACCCCGGTGACAAGACCGCCCTGGCGTTCACCACCAAGCATGTGCCCGGTGCATTGTACAAGTGTCTGGGGGCGTTCGCCGAGCACGGCGTCAACATCACCAAGCTGGAGTCCCGGCCCCGGAGGGAACATCCTTGGGAATACGTCTTCTACGTGGACATCGATGGCAGCGTCGATGATGCCAGCGTCAGCAAGGCCCTGATCGACCTGGTGCGCAAGGCATCGTTCGTCAAGGTGTTCGGATCATTTCCCAGGGCTAAGCTGCCGGAGTAG
- a CDS encoding aspartate kinase encodes MKFGGSSLTTGESMLRIGEIIASEKEDKVIVVSAVSGITESLIQFIAQTKGENEVIGFIEKLTEIHFKLISDAVSDQRLREDAMLRISEKLVRLERMLYGISYLEEVTPRTKDFVQCYGERLSAIVVSAMLQDHGVDALPQDADELGIITDGVYGSAIADLEKTQENIRDKILIMFGSHQVPVVTGFFGKAPDGSVTVFGRNGSDYSAAAIANAIGADTLEIWKDVDGFMSVDPKIVPKAIPIPQLSYEEAAELAYFGAKVLHPMTVVPARAKDIVIKLKNVYRPDLPGTSVSKSTPEDEAVIKSISCMKNLGLVKIFAEDTGYRSGFLSQLGRRLNEADVNILSVATSLTCVAMLVDRNDLGAARIALESEKQSGIARIETSDDIALVCLVGEGIGYTRGVASRAFNAVAAEGINIGLISAGASLVAYHFTVNKDDLEVATKAIHKEFFGC; translated from the coding sequence ATGAAGTTCGGCGGGAGCTCGCTCACCACCGGCGAATCGATGCTCCGCATAGGTGAGATAATCGCCTCGGAGAAGGAGGACAAGGTCATAGTGGTCTCGGCCGTCAGCGGCATAACGGAGTCGCTCATCCAGTTCATCGCCCAGACCAAGGGCGAGAACGAGGTTATCGGTTTCATCGAGAAACTGACGGAGATTCACTTCAAGCTCATCTCCGACGCCGTCTCGGACCAGCGTCTGCGGGAGGATGCCATGCTCCGGATCAGCGAGAAACTGGTCAGGCTGGAACGGATGCTCTACGGCATCTCCTACCTGGAGGAGGTCACCCCCAGGACCAAGGATTTCGTCCAATGCTACGGGGAGAGGCTCTCGGCCATCGTCGTATCGGCCATGCTCCAGGACCATGGAGTGGATGCGCTGCCGCAGGACGCGGACGAGCTCGGCATCATAACCGACGGCGTCTACGGTTCGGCGATCGCGGACCTGGAAAAGACCCAGGAGAACATCAGGGACAAGATACTGATAATGTTTGGATCGCACCAGGTCCCGGTGGTGACCGGATTCTTCGGTAAGGCTCCGGACGGTTCGGTCACGGTGTTCGGCAGGAACGGTTCAGACTATTCGGCCGCCGCCATCGCCAACGCCATCGGCGCCGACACCCTGGAGATCTGGAAGGATGTGGACGGGTTCATGTCGGTGGACCCGAAGATCGTGCCCAAGGCGATACCGATCCCCCAGCTCTCGTATGAAGAGGCGGCGGAGCTGGCCTATTTCGGGGCCAAGGTCCTGCATCCCATGACGGTGGTGCCGGCACGGGCCAAGGACATAGTCATCAAGCTCAAGAACGTATACCGACCGGATCTGCCTGGTACCTCGGTCTCCAAGAGCACGCCGGAGGATGAGGCGGTCATCAAGTCGATCTCCTGCATGAAGAACCTGGGCTTGGTGAAGATCTTCGCCGAGGACACCGGCTACCGGTCCGGCTTCCTTTCACAGCTGGGACGCCGGCTCAACGAGGCGGACGTGAACATCCTGTCGGTCGCGACCTCGCTCACGTGCGTCGCCATGCTGGTGGACAGGAACGACCTGGGCGCCGCCCGGATCGCCCTGGAATCGGAAAAGCAGTCCGGGATCGCCAGGATCGAGACCTCCGACGACATCGCGTTGGTATGCCTGGTCGGAGAGGGGATCGGATACACAAGAGGTGTCGCTTCCCGGGCGTTCAACGCCGTGGCCGCCGAGGGTATCAACATAGGGCTGATCTCCGCCGGCGCTTCGCTCGTCGCCTATCATTTCACGGTCAACAAGGACGACCTGGAGGTCGCCACCAAGGCCATCCACAAAGAGTTCTTCGGGTGTTGA
- a CDS encoding histidinol phosphate phosphatase domain-containing protein — MRIDLHMHTLLSDGELLPIELARRCAVKGHKAIAFTDHVALSTLDRVLDEASKDIPLAKEWNLEVLNGVEITHVPAKKIDMVVSKARKLGAQIVVIHGETISEPVEKGTNLAAVSNPEIDILAHPGFITVEEAELAKRNGVALEITSRSSHNKTNGHVARIARQVGAKMVLDTDTHSPGDIIDEQTAMIIARAAGLTEEEAHRACYETPEEIVKRRSIY, encoded by the coding sequence ATGAGGATCGATCTGCACATGCATACGCTGCTCTCCGACGGGGAGCTGCTGCCCATCGAGCTGGCCAGGAGATGCGCGGTAAAGGGCCACAAGGCGATCGCCTTCACGGACCACGTGGCGCTCTCGACGCTGGACCGGGTGCTGGACGAGGCGTCGAAGGACATCCCCCTGGCAAAGGAGTGGAACCTGGAAGTGCTCAACGGGGTGGAGATAACCCATGTCCCGGCCAAGAAGATCGACATGGTCGTTTCCAAGGCGCGCAAACTGGGCGCCCAGATCGTGGTCATTCATGGGGAGACGATATCCGAACCGGTGGAGAAGGGCACCAACCTGGCCGCGGTCAGCAACCCGGAGATCGATATCCTGGCCCATCCCGGGTTCATCACCGTGGAGGAAGCGGAGCTGGCCAAGAGGAACGGCGTGGCTTTGGAGATAACCTCGCGCTCATCGCACAACAAGACGAACGGCCATGTGGCCAGGATCGCCCGCCAGGTGGGCGCCAAGATGGTCCTGGACACGGACACCCATTCTCCCGGGGACATCATCGACGAGCAGACCGCCATGATCATCGCCCGGGCGGCTGGCCTCACCGAAGAGGAGGCGCATCGCGCCTGCTATGAGACGCCGGAAGAGATCGTGAAGAGGAGGAGCATATATTGA
- the hisIE gene encoding bifunctional phosphoribosyl-AMP cyclohydrolase/phosphoribosyl-ATP diphosphatase HisIE gives MTEFKFNSEGLIPVIVQDAYTNEVLMLAYANQEAYDLMLSTGYTHFWSRSRQTLWKKGETSGHLQKILAMQLDCDADTLLVRVGQEGVACHLDRPSCFEDVLYGDLAGTMNVIPELKRVIAERKKEPNPDSYTSKLLADEDKRLKKVVEEAGEVILAFKGHDHKAAAWEVSDLIYHLMVVLEAADMPPGDIYRMLAERRGHKK, from the coding sequence ATGACGGAATTCAAGTTCAATTCAGAAGGGCTGATCCCGGTGATAGTCCAGGATGCCTACACGAACGAAGTGCTGATGCTCGCCTATGCCAACCAAGAGGCCTACGATCTGATGCTGAGCACCGGCTATACTCACTTCTGGTCCCGCTCCCGGCAGACGCTGTGGAAGAAGGGAGAGACCTCGGGGCATTTGCAGAAGATATTGGCAATGCAGCTTGACTGCGATGCCGATACGCTGTTGGTCAGGGTGGGGCAGGAAGGCGTCGCATGCCATCTGGACCGGCCGTCCTGCTTCGAGGACGTACTCTACGGAGACCTGGCCGGGACCATGAACGTCATCCCGGAACTGAAGCGGGTGATCGCCGAACGGAAGAAGGAACCGAACCCGGATTCGTATACCAGCAAACTGCTGGCCGATGAGGACAAACGGCTGAAGAAGGTCGTCGAGGAGGCGGGCGAGGTGATACTGGCATTCAAAGGTCATGATCACAAGGCGGCAGCCTGGGAGGTATCTGACCTGATATACCATCTGATGGTGGTGCTGGAAGCGGCGGACATGCCGCCAGGCGACATCTACCGCATGCTGGCGGAACGGAGGGGGCACAAGAAATGA
- the hisF gene encoding imidazole glycerol phosphate synthase subunit HisF yields the protein MLTKRIIPCLDVKDGNVVKGIKFLNLQGVGSPPDMASSYEGQGADEIVFLDISASHEGRRTLLDVVERTANQLFVPLTVGGGVRSREDMRSALNAGADKVSINTIAVQNPEIITQCAEDFGSQCVVVAIDAKRTGNSWNVYTHGGRKDVGLDAVEWAVRAQQLGAGEILLTSMDADGTKDGYDLELTEAVASSVNIPVIASGGCGNVEHIYEVLTKTKAEAALAASIFHYNELTVGQVKSYLRKRGVPVR from the coding sequence CTGCTCACCAAACGGATCATCCCTTGCCTGGATGTCAAGGACGGGAACGTCGTGAAGGGCATCAAGTTCCTCAATCTGCAGGGTGTCGGTTCGCCGCCGGACATGGCCTCCAGCTACGAGGGGCAGGGAGCGGACGAGATCGTCTTCCTGGACATCTCGGCTTCGCACGAAGGTCGCCGAACTTTGCTGGACGTGGTGGAAAGGACCGCGAACCAGCTTTTCGTCCCGCTCACGGTGGGCGGAGGCGTCAGGAGCCGGGAGGATATGCGGTCAGCGTTGAACGCCGGCGCCGACAAGGTATCGATCAACACGATCGCAGTGCAGAACCCGGAGATCATAACCCAGTGCGCGGAGGATTTCGGTTCCCAGTGCGTGGTCGTGGCCATCGACGCCAAGAGGACCGGGAACTCCTGGAACGTCTATACCCATGGCGGACGGAAGGATGTCGGGCTCGACGCCGTCGAATGGGCGGTGCGGGCGCAGCAGCTCGGGGCAGGGGAAATACTCCTCACCAGCATGGACGCGGACGGCACCAAGGACGGATACGACCTGGAGCTGACGGAGGCTGTGGCCAGCAGCGTCAACATCCCGGTCATCGCTTCGGGAGGCTGCGGCAACGTGGAGCACATCTACGAGGTGCTGACCAAGACCAAGGCAGAGGCCGCTCTGGCGGCGTCGATATTCCACTATAACGAACTGACCGTCGGCCAGGTCAAGTCGTATCTGCGCAAAAGGGGAGTGCCGGTCAGATGA
- a CDS encoding imidazoleglycerol-phosphate dehydratase, with translation MVTRSAKLNRQTKETDVSIELNIDGTGKASVRCDQQFLRHMLETFARYSSFDLDVAATGDNDHHLVEDVAIVLGQSLREALGDAPVERIASAVVPMDDALVEVDLDIVDRPYAEIDCPDVLYHHFLRSFAMSSGITLHVIVKRGFDDHHMVEATFKALGTALRQATTKRATVLSTKEKPKVRRG, from the coding sequence ATGGTGACCAGGTCGGCGAAGCTGAATCGGCAGACGAAGGAGACCGATGTCTCCATAGAACTGAACATCGACGGGACCGGAAAGGCCTCGGTCCGCTGTGACCAACAATTCCTGAGGCACATGCTGGAGACCTTCGCCAGATACTCATCGTTCGACCTTGACGTGGCCGCCACCGGGGACAACGACCATCACCTGGTCGAGGACGTGGCCATCGTGCTCGGCCAGTCCTTGCGCGAAGCCCTGGGTGATGCCCCGGTGGAAAGGATCGCATCCGCCGTGGTGCCAATGGACGACGCCTTGGTAGAGGTCGATCTGGACATCGTTGACCGGCCGTACGCCGAGATCGATTGCCCGGATGTGCTGTACCACCATTTCCTTCGTTCGTTCGCCATGTCCTCAGGGATCACCCTGCACGTCATCGTAAAGAGGGGATTCGATGATCACCACATGGTCGAGGCGACGTTCAAGGCGCTGGGAACCGCCCTGAGACAGGCCACGACGAAACGAGCGACGGTCCTGTCCACCAAGGAGAAGCCCAAGGTCCGGAGGGGTTGA
- the hisA gene encoding 1-(5-phosphoribosyl)-5-[(5-phosphoribosylamino)methylideneamino]imidazole-4-carboxamide isomerase, translating into MIVMPAVDILDHNVVQLVGGVPGTEQVLIPNPVEVAQDWVAKGAPMLHVVDLDGAFAKGNNVQTIRRMIAECKVPVEVGGGIRSTELAEYLLDAGAKQVVVGTKAIREPEWLFHLAERNPKRIVLALDVKAGKITVKGWQESAGISQADMFKRIEDMPLAAVLHTDVDVEGKVQGINVDEVRTFVASCPHDVIASGGITGMNDLAELERIGIRSAVVGLALYTGKLNPLDVWRK; encoded by the coding sequence ATGATCGTCATGCCGGCGGTGGACATACTGGACCACAACGTGGTACAGCTGGTGGGCGGCGTTCCCGGCACCGAGCAGGTCCTGATACCGAACCCGGTCGAGGTGGCCCAGGACTGGGTCGCGAAGGGTGCCCCCATGCTGCACGTCGTCGACCTGGACGGGGCCTTCGCCAAGGGCAACAACGTCCAGACCATCCGCCGCATGATCGCCGAATGCAAGGTCCCGGTAGAGGTCGGGGGAGGCATTCGCTCGACCGAGCTGGCGGAGTATTTGCTGGACGCGGGGGCCAAACAGGTGGTCGTGGGCACCAAGGCCATCAGGGAACCGGAATGGCTTTTCCATCTGGCGGAAAGGAACCCGAAAAGGATCGTATTGGCACTGGATGTGAAGGCGGGCAAGATAACCGTCAAAGGATGGCAGGAATCGGCCGGCATCTCCCAAGCGGACATGTTCAAACGGATCGAGGACATGCCGCTGGCAGCGGTCCTGCATACCGACGTGGACGTCGAGGGCAAGGTCCAGGGGATCAACGTGGACGAGGTGAGAACGTTCGTGGCCAGCTGCCCGCACGACGTAATCGCCTCGGGCGGCATTACCGGAATGAACGACCTTGCCGAGCTGGAAAGGATCGGTATCAGATCCGCAGTGGTCGGATTAGCGCTTTATACTGGAAAACTGAATCCTTTAGATGTATGGAGGAAGTAA
- the hisH gene encoding imidazole glycerol phosphate synthase subunit HisH produces the protein MVRLCIADYGVGNLHSIRKALENCGAEVYVERDMSVLLDAECIVLPGVGAFTKTMERLQPYRSEILKELKDGKPCLGICIGSQILFGSSEEGEGPGLGFLDGRVVRLKADRVPHMGWNSVECQDKLFESISSPYFYFAHSFYGNAQEDVVVGTTDYYGRFPTVFRKGNTYGVQFHPEKSSSNGLTFLRNFVRFAEESK, from the coding sequence ATGGTAAGGCTCTGCATCGCCGATTATGGCGTTGGAAACCTGCACAGCATCCGAAAGGCCCTTGAGAACTGCGGCGCGGAGGTGTATGTCGAGAGGGACATGTCCGTCCTCCTCGATGCGGAGTGCATAGTCCTGCCCGGGGTCGGCGCGTTCACAAAGACCATGGAGAGGCTGCAGCCATACCGGTCAGAGATACTCAAGGAACTGAAGGACGGAAAGCCATGCCTCGGCATCTGCATCGGTTCCCAGATCCTCTTCGGCAGCAGCGAGGAAGGGGAAGGTCCCGGACTGGGTTTCCTCGACGGCCGCGTGGTCCGTCTGAAGGCCGACCGGGTGCCCCACATGGGATGGAACTCGGTGGAATGCCAGGACAAGCTGTTCGAATCGATCTCTTCCCCGTATTTCTATTTCGCACATTCGTTCTATGGGAATGCCCAGGAGGATGTCGTGGTCGGCACCACCGATTACTACGGCAGGTTCCCGACGGTGTTCCGTAAAGGCAATACATACGGTGTCCAGTTCCATCCGGAGAAGAGCTCCTCGAACGGCCTGACGTTCCTGCGCAACTTCGTGCGCTTCGCGGAGGAATCCAAATGA